The following proteins come from a genomic window of Zonotrichia albicollis isolate bZonAlb1 chromosome 12, bZonAlb1.hap1, whole genome shotgun sequence:
- the TAMM41 gene encoding phosphatidate cytidylyltransferase, mitochondrial yields the protein MALPVLSSSAVKFRRVLAQFPQELSLAFAYGSGVFRQAGASADHGETNMLDFVFAVDDVVTWHMTNLSKNRSHYSFLKFFGPKNISTIQGYGAGIYYNTLVPCNGRMIKYGVISTDALIEDLFHWNTLYVAGRLQKPVKILAQNENSKLQAALVSNLKSAVLASFLMLPESFSEEDLFLQIAGLSYSGDFRMIIGEDRFKVHNIVQPNIAHFQKLYSSILQGCPQVVYKHQQGKIQIDKSPEGQFTQLMALPKTLQQQITALVNPPGKNRDVEEILLQVAHDPDCGYLVHQGISAIVRSSSIVQSAKTILTAGAKKSVIYSLKKLYKMAKGELKKPS from the exons ATGGCGCTGCCCGTGCTGTCCAGCTCGGCCGTGAAGTTCCGCCGGGTGCTGGCGCAGTTCCCGCAGGAGCTCAGCCTGGCCTTCGCCTACGGCTCCGGGGTGTTCCGGCAGGCGGGGGCCTCGGCCGATCACGGCGAG ACAAATATGCTGGACTTCGTGTTTGCTGTTGATGATGTTGTGACCTGGCATATGACAAACTTGTCAAAGAACAGGAGTCATTATTCCTTCCTTAAATTCTTTGGGCCCAAAAACATAAGTACCATACAGGGATATGGAGCAGGGATTTACTACAATACCTTAGTGCCATGCAATGGCAGG ATGATAAAGTATGGAGTGATTAGCACTGATGCCCTGATTGAGGATCTGTTTCACTGGAACACTCTCTATGTGGCTGGGCGCCTGCAGAAGCCG GTGAAAATCCTGGCCCAGAATGAGAACAGCAAGCTGCAGGCTGCTCTTGTCAGCAACCTGAAGAGTGCAGTGCTGGCATCCTTCCTCATGCTGCCAGAGAGCTTCTCTGAGGAGGACCTTTTCCTGCAGATTGCTGGCCTCTCCTACTCTG GTGATTTCAGGATGATAATAGGAGAAGACAGATTCAAAGTGCACAACATAGTGCAGCCCAACATTGCCCATTTCCAGAAGCTGTACAGTTCCATactgcagggctgccctcaAGTGGTGTACAAGCACCAGCAGGGGAAG ATTCAGATTGATAAAAGTCCAGAAGGTCAGTTTACACAACTCATGGCTTTGCCAAAGACTCTGCAACAACAGATAACTGCTCTGGTAAACCCTCCTGGAAAGAACAGAGACGTGGAAGAAATTTTACTGCAAGTTGCCCATGACCCTGACTGTGGATATCTGGTGCATCAAG gCATTTCAGCGATTGTGAGATCCTCCAGTATAGTGCAGAGTGCTAAAACCATCCTGACAGCTG gggcAAAGAAATCTGTGATCTACAGTTTGAAGAAATTATATAAGATGGCAAAGGGAGAGTTAAAGAAGCCATCCTGA